In the Anaerolineales bacterium genome, one interval contains:
- a CDS encoding metallophosphoesterase: MNSTVIVYNTLALAFVLGAIAFLWRLKTQLTFFHVFILGVTLVALTFVGAFFSPIDAFGKSQMLCWALFVHHPIFLIGVTIVARRRNRKSLSGLSAVLTICTVLVGVYAFLIEPHWLKTTRVTIRTDKLASPIRLAVIADVQTDRPGKYEQHVFELVADEHPDLILFAGDYLHISDEDDYLAAKEKLNALLLRAGLEAPLGMYAVRGNVDWGDWDEIFAGTPVVPIEVTSTRNLGPVVLTGMTLTDSGNPGFSLPGQAKYHIAVGHKPDYSLGEVNADLLIAGHTHGGQVRLPLIGPIFTLSRVPRAWAAGITQIAPGQYLIVSRGIGMERGNAPRLRFLCRPELLIVDLLPLE; encoded by the coding sequence GTGAATTCAACGGTTATCGTATATAACACGTTGGCTCTGGCGTTCGTCCTTGGGGCGATAGCCTTTCTCTGGCGCCTGAAAACGCAGCTCACTTTTTTCCACGTATTCATACTGGGCGTGACGCTTGTGGCCTTGACGTTCGTCGGGGCATTTTTCAGTCCCATCGATGCCTTCGGAAAGAGTCAGATGTTATGCTGGGCGTTATTCGTGCATCATCCGATTTTTCTCATCGGCGTGACGATTGTTGCCCGCCGTCGAAATCGAAAATCGCTTTCTGGCTTGTCCGCGGTACTCACTATCTGCACCGTCCTGGTTGGTGTCTACGCATTCCTGATCGAACCCCATTGGCTGAAAACCACGCGGGTCACCATTCGAACCGACAAACTGGCAAGCCCCATTCGCCTGGCTGTGATCGCCGATGTGCAGACGGATCGTCCCGGGAAATATGAACAGCACGTCTTCGAGTTGGTCGCTGATGAGCATCCGGATCTAATTCTGTTTGCAGGGGATTATCTGCACATATCCGACGAAGATGATTACCTCGCTGCGAAGGAGAAACTCAACGCACTTTTGCTGCGCGCCGGGCTCGAAGCGCCGTTAGGTATGTATGCCGTTCGAGGGAACGTCGATTGGGGGGATTGGGATGAAATCTTTGCGGGAACTCCCGTCGTACCCATTGAGGTCACCTCCACTCGGAACCTGGGACCGGTCGTGCTGACCGGAATGACATTGACGGATTCGGGTAATCCGGGATTCTCCCTGCCGGGACAGGCCAAGTATCATATTGCCGTTGGGCACAAACCCGACTACAGTTTGGGAGAGGTGAATGCTGATCTGTTGATCGCCGGGCACACCCACGGCGGCCAGGTACGCCTTCCATTGATTGGACCGATATTTACGCTGTCGAGAGTGCCGCGCGCCTGGGCAGCCGGGATCACCCAGATCGCACCCGGGCAATACTTGATCGTATCGCGCGGCATCGGAATGGAACGTGGCAATGCGCCCAGGCTGCGTTTCCTGTGCCGGCCGGAGTTGTTGATCGTGGATTTGCTGCCGTTGGAATGA
- a CDS encoding PHB depolymerase family esterase, which translates to MLTVLACARGASTITRNPTDPPTGENTRTLTHGGRKRSYILYVPESVDWEGSVPLVFVFHGGTGNAESAIRMSGFNDVADVNGFVVIYPNGTGRLSDDKLLTWNGGACCGYAQEADVDDVGFVRAIVADLQALVDIDGNRIYATGMSNGGILSHRLACEAADLFAAIAPVAGTLNFSACQPQEHVSVIEFHGTDDQHVLYEGGYGPKALVRVDFDSVRDTIGFWVSADECSAEAQMESFADIRHETWTGCAGSTVVELYTVIGGGHSWPGSQAGLAGSAQPTMTISASQLIWDFFAAHPKQD; encoded by the coding sequence GTGCTTACAGTCTTAGCCTGTGCACGCGGCGCTTCCACGATCACCAGGAATCCAACTGATCCACCTACGGGGGAAAACACCCGCACATTGACCCACGGGGGCCGCAAGCGTTCCTACATTCTGTACGTTCCGGAGTCGGTCGATTGGGAAGGATCTGTTCCTCTCGTATTTGTCTTCCACGGCGGGACGGGCAATGCCGAAAGCGCCATACGCATGAGTGGTTTCAACGACGTCGCAGATGTCAACGGATTCGTTGTGATCTATCCCAACGGCACCGGCCGTTTGAGCGATGATAAACTGCTGACCTGGAACGGCGGCGCATGCTGCGGATATGCTCAGGAGGCGGACGTAGACGACGTCGGTTTCGTGCGGGCTATCGTGGCGGATCTGCAAGCGTTGGTTGACATCGACGGCAATCGAATTTATGCCACGGGAATGTCCAACGGCGGCATTCTGTCCCATCGTCTGGCTTGTGAAGCTGCCGATCTATTCGCTGCCATCGCACCCGTGGCGGGAACATTGAATTTTTCAGCCTGCCAACCGCAGGAGCACGTTTCTGTGATCGAGTTCCACGGCACGGACGACCAGCACGTCCTCTACGAGGGCGGATACGGCCCCAAAGCGCTCGTGCGCGTAGACTTCGATTCCGTGCGAGATACGATCGGGTTCTGGGTCTCGGCTGACGAATGCAGCGCCGAGGCACAAATGGAATCGTTTGCCGACATCCGGCACGAAACCTGGACGGGCTGTGCGGGTTCAACAGTGGTGGAATTGTATACCGTCATTGGTGGTGGGCATTCCTGGCCCGGAAGTCAGGCTGGTTTAGCGGGCTCGGCTCAACCCACGATGACCATCTCGGCTTCGCAATTGATCTGGGATTTTTTCGCAGCGCATCCCAAGCAGGATTAG
- a CDS encoding PfkB family carbohydrate kinase has protein sequence MAEVVCMGELLIDFVSTESGVSLVDAPAFKKAAGGAPANVAVGLSRLGVSSAFMGKVGDDEFGRFLAQKLIENGVDTTPLVFSKDARTALAFVSLTADGERDFMFYRHPSADMLFESVEVDTNAIRRAKLFHYGSISLIGDPSRSATLHAVEVAQEAGLVISYDHNLRLPLWPAEEAARKGMMLGWEHAQIIKASAEELRFLTGEGDLARSVKQLWHPALWLLVVTMGRNGCHYFTEKADHRVTGFQVDAIDTTGAGDGFVAGMLMGLVRRPDVWKDKAALEDVLVFANAVGALTTTKRGAIPALPTLSTVSELIQNRSV, from the coding sequence ATGGCTGAAGTCGTCTGCATGGGCGAATTGCTGATCGATTTCGTGTCTACGGAATCGGGCGTTTCCCTCGTGGATGCACCGGCATTCAAGAAAGCAGCCGGGGGCGCGCCGGCGAACGTCGCTGTGGGATTATCCCGCCTGGGTGTTTCTTCTGCCTTCATGGGCAAGGTGGGCGATGACGAATTCGGCAGATTTCTGGCGCAGAAGCTGATTGAAAACGGGGTGGACACTACGCCCCTGGTCTTCTCGAAAGATGCGAGAACGGCGTTGGCTTTCGTCTCGCTTACGGCTGATGGTGAGCGGGACTTCATGTTCTACCGCCATCCCAGCGCAGACATGCTTTTCGAGTCCGTCGAGGTGGATACGAATGCGATCCGCCGGGCAAAGCTGTTCCACTACGGCTCGATCAGCTTGATCGGAGATCCCAGTAGAAGTGCGACGTTGCATGCCGTAGAGGTTGCCCAGGAGGCAGGCTTGGTGATCTCCTATGATCACAATCTGCGTCTACCGCTTTGGCCGGCGGAAGAGGCGGCTCGAAAGGGAATGATGCTGGGATGGGAACATGCGCAGATCATCAAGGCCAGCGCGGAGGAGCTGCGCTTTCTCACCGGAGAGGGGGACTTGGCCCGTTCGGTGAAGCAGTTGTGGCATCCAGCGTTATGGCTGCTCGTGGTCACCATGGGGAGAAACGGCTGCCATTATTTCACCGAAAAGGCGGATCACCGCGTTACCGGCTTCCAGGTCGACGCCATCGATACGACGGGCGCGGGGGACGGATTCGTCGCCGGTATGCTGATGGGTCTGGTCCGTCGGCCCGATGTCTGGAAAGACAAAGCGGCTCTCGAAGATGTATTGGTGTTCGCCAACGCAGTCGGCGCGCTGACCACGACGAAGCGCGGTGCGATCCCTGCGCTACCGACATTGAGTACGGTGTCCGAACTGATCCAAAACCGAAGTGTCTGA
- a CDS encoding nitroreductase family deazaflavin-dependent oxidoreductase: MGLRRFFNRLGNGFISFILRSPLHVMFSKSILLITVTGRKTGKKYTTPVNYLHRGDELTIISLHTRTWWRNLRGGREVTIWLCGRKVTGKGQVIEDERGVAAALTEYLQRAPNYARYFDVALDAHGQPVSADVERQARSRVVIQVELPES, translated from the coding sequence TTGGGGCTGCGGCGTTTCTTCAACCGGTTGGGGAATGGATTTATCTCTTTTATATTGCGTTCGCCCCTGCACGTCATGTTCAGCAAGAGCATCTTGCTCATCACTGTAACCGGCCGGAAAACGGGTAAAAAGTACACTACACCGGTGAATTATCTGCACCGAGGGGACGAACTCACGATCATCAGCCTGCACACTCGAACGTGGTGGCGAAATCTGCGCGGCGGCCGCGAGGTCACTATATGGCTGTGTGGCCGGAAAGTGACCGGTAAGGGGCAGGTGATCGAGGATGAACGCGGCGTGGCGGCGGCGCTGACGGAATACTTGCAGCGTGCGCCGAACTACGCCAGGTACTTCGACGTAGCACTCGATGCTCATGGTCAGCCCGTCAGCGCGGATGTCGAGCGCCAGGCACGAAGCCGGGTCGTGATCCAGGTGGAACTCCCTGAATCATAG
- a CDS encoding type II CAAX endopeptidase family protein: protein MKALRALAGQNELIGYFLLAYGFSWVVGVPLALEAQGVIHLSLPFSLHYLYAYGPALAALFMTWLVNGRDGLKELFSRIIKWRVRPIWWIVAFSPLWLFALVAVVRRVIEGSWQDFNLLGQVHFLPHLYPGTALLLWIFTFGLGEEIGWRGFALPRLQRNRSALAASLILTILWALWHWPMFFYNLDSSFIIGWLLSLAAGTIVFTWLYNSSRGSVLILLLWHGSFDFITASNAGEGLAAIILSVIVMIWAIVVVLLYKPATLSAEQKQVI from the coding sequence ATGAAGGCACTTCGTGCGTTGGCGGGACAGAACGAGTTAATCGGCTATTTTTTGCTGGCGTATGGTTTTTCCTGGGTCGTTGGAGTGCCCCTCGCGCTAGAAGCGCAGGGGGTCATCCATTTAAGTCTTCCGTTTTCCTTGCACTACTTGTACGCATACGGTCCCGCCTTGGCCGCGCTGTTCATGACTTGGTTGGTTAATGGACGGGACGGGTTGAAAGAGCTGTTTTCCCGGATAATCAAATGGCGGGTGAGACCCATCTGGTGGATTGTTGCGTTTTCTCCTCTCTGGCTTTTTGCCTTGGTTGCCGTCGTCCGGCGTGTTATTGAGGGGAGTTGGCAGGACTTCAACCTTCTGGGACAAGTCCATTTTCTTCCGCATTTGTATCCGGGGACGGCGCTGCTTCTGTGGATTTTCACGTTCGGTTTGGGCGAGGAAATTGGTTGGCGGGGATTCGCCCTGCCTCGGCTGCAGAGAAATCGCAGCGCATTAGCGGCCTCACTGATCCTGACGATCCTGTGGGCGTTGTGGCATTGGCCGATGTTCTTTTACAACCTGGATAGCTCATTCATTATCGGTTGGCTGCTGAGCTTGGCGGCGGGCACGATCGTGTTTACCTGGCTGTACAACAGCAGTCGGGGGAGCGTGTTGATATTATTGCTGTGGCACGGCTCTTTCGATTTCATCACGGCTTCGAACGCCGGTGAGGGTTTGGCTGCCATCATTCTGAGTGTTATCGTGATGATCTGGGCGATCGTGGTCGTACTCCTATATAAGCCTGCAACTCTATCTGCGGAACAAAAACAAGTCATCTGA
- a CDS encoding iron-sulfur cluster-binding domain-containing protein, with translation MKISVKGSLRDLFGFIRLRSSRGKRFAAAPSKPVDPGPVNELAAQLHPKRQNLLISEIHDETKSTRTFRLVPDPESDTRQLAYFRAGQYLSLKADIDRVRIARPYSISSAPREALGADGFYDITIRKIDDGFFTSHVWDNWNVGTKIVASGPCGRFYHEPIRDGNKIVGLAGGSGVTPFCSMAREIIYGDMNAELLLLYGSSDKDDIVFYEQLGELEAKSAGRIKVVHVLSCDEAPLPDCEQGFITADLIRKYADVDESTFFICGPQAMYDFVRQELAAFGLPPRRIRNEVYGEARDVSNAPGFPRTAVNKSFELTVRIGGLTMVIPALAAETVLVAMERAGLAPPSECRSGTCGVCHTLLVSGDVFVYPDGDGTRAADRQFGFIHPCSSYPLSDLEVAVPRSGL, from the coding sequence ATGAAGATCAGCGTCAAGGGATCCCTTCGAGATTTGTTCGGTTTCATCCGCTTACGCTCCTCGCGCGGTAAGCGCTTTGCCGCGGCCCCGTCGAAACCTGTCGATCCGGGTCCGGTGAACGAGTTGGCCGCGCAGCTTCATCCGAAACGCCAGAACCTGTTGATCAGCGAAATTCACGACGAAACCAAATCGACCAGGACGTTCCGCCTGGTACCCGATCCCGAATCGGACACCCGGCAATTGGCGTATTTCCGAGCGGGGCAGTACCTAAGCCTGAAGGCCGATATCGATCGGGTCAGAATCGCCCGGCCGTATTCGATCTCCTCCGCACCTCGCGAGGCATTGGGCGCCGACGGTTTTTACGACATCACCATCCGTAAAATCGACGACGGATTCTTCACCTCGCACGTTTGGGACAATTGGAACGTCGGGACCAAAATCGTGGCTTCAGGTCCATGCGGCCGGTTCTATCACGAGCCCATTCGGGACGGGAACAAGATCGTTGGGCTGGCCGGCGGTTCGGGAGTTACTCCTTTCTGCTCGATGGCGAGGGAAATCATCTACGGGGATATGAATGCCGAATTGCTGCTGCTCTACGGCAGCAGCGATAAGGACGACATCGTGTTCTACGAACAGCTTGGTGAACTTGAAGCGAAGTCGGCCGGCAGGATCAAGGTCGTACACGTGCTGAGCTGCGACGAAGCGCCGCTGCCCGATTGCGAGCAAGGATTCATCACTGCCGACTTGATTAGAAAGTACGCCGACGTGGACGAGAGCACATTCTTCATCTGCGGTCCCCAGGCGATGTACGATTTTGTCCGGCAGGAGCTGGCTGCATTCGGGCTGCCCCCCAGACGCATCCGCAACGAAGTGTACGGCGAGGCGCGCGACGTCAGCAATGCGCCGGGCTTTCCACGGACGGCGGTAAATAAGAGTTTTGAATTAACGGTCAGGATTGGCGGACTCACGATGGTCATACCCGCTCTGGCGGCGGAAACGGTGCTCGTGGCCATGGAGCGGGCAGGATTGGCCCCGCCGTCCGAGTGCCGCTCGGGGACGTGCGGAGTCTGCCACACGCTGCTCGTTTCCGGTGATGTATTTGTATATCCGGATGGCGACGGAACGAGGGCGGCGGATCGGCAGTTCGGTTTTATTCATCCATGCTCGTCCTATCCGCTTTCGGACCTCGAAGTGGCGGTGCCGAGGAGCGGGTTATAA
- a CDS encoding NAD(P)/FAD-dependent oxidoreductase: MANGSRSQQIQQAYDCVVVGAGNGGLASAARLAVAGKRILLLEQHNIPGGFASSFRRGRFEFEVSLHQFADIGSPTNSGSVRQFFEDELGIYLDWVEVPEAFRLILTDPEEALDVTMPYGVDAFVDALEEEVPGSRESVTKYLGLCQEVLEGLAYVGKSRGNPDRKHLLSRHTNFLKTAPYTVDQVAEALDVPEQARKIMHAQWSYIGVPTNRANFTIFGGMLIKFITFGAWIPRQRSHEIALAFDARIRELGGDIQYNTRAEEILVDDGKVVGVVTSHGDRIETEYVVANASPTLVYNQLIHPKSEVPAIALQECNARLQGLSGFVVYLGLDAPAEEIGLREYSYLVYRSMNTAAGYESFRTLDAPDLQAVVCLNNAIPDCSPPGTSIVFITTLYRPEAWHDVKPQDYVRMKNKIAADLIADFECATGASLREHIEEFEVATPQTFARYTGSYDGNIYGYEPEPWDSLLPRMMMLSDDQHIGGLQFSGGSAFRCLGYSSSFLSGQVGALLTIREMKARGGAA; this comes from the coding sequence ATGGCGAATGGATCCCGATCACAACAAATCCAGCAGGCATACGACTGCGTCGTCGTCGGCGCAGGAAACGGCGGATTGGCCTCCGCGGCGCGCCTGGCGGTGGCGGGGAAGCGCATTCTGCTCCTGGAGCAGCACAACATCCCGGGCGGCTTTGCCTCCAGCTTCCGCCGCGGCCGGTTCGAGTTCGAAGTTTCCCTGCATCAGTTCGCCGACATCGGATCCCCCACGAACAGCGGCAGCGTACGCCAATTTTTCGAGGATGAACTGGGCATCTACCTGGATTGGGTCGAAGTGCCCGAGGCGTTTCGCCTGATCCTCACCGATCCCGAAGAGGCGCTGGACGTCACCATGCCCTACGGCGTGGACGCCTTCGTCGATGCGCTCGAAGAAGAAGTTCCAGGCAGCAGGGAATCTGTGACGAAGTACCTCGGGCTCTGCCAGGAGGTCCTGGAGGGACTTGCCTACGTGGGCAAGTCTCGCGGCAATCCCGATCGAAAGCACCTGCTCAGCCGGCACACCAATTTCCTCAAGACCGCGCCGTACACCGTCGATCAGGTGGCCGAGGCGCTCGACGTCCCCGAACAGGCACGGAAAATCATGCACGCGCAATGGTCCTACATCGGGGTGCCCACCAATCGTGCCAACTTCACGATCTTCGGTGGTATGTTGATCAAGTTCATCACCTTCGGCGCCTGGATTCCCCGTCAGCGCTCGCACGAGATCGCGCTGGCCTTCGATGCCCGAATCCGTGAATTGGGCGGCGACATCCAGTACAACACGCGCGCCGAAGAGATACTCGTCGATGACGGAAAGGTCGTCGGCGTGGTGACTTCTCATGGGGACCGCATCGAAACGGAATACGTTGTTGCCAATGCGTCCCCGACGCTCGTTTACAACCAGTTGATCCATCCGAAATCCGAGGTTCCTGCGATCGCGCTGCAGGAGTGCAACGCTCGACTGCAAGGCCTCAGCGGCTTCGTGGTTTACCTGGGATTGGACGCTCCAGCGGAGGAGATCGGGCTGCGGGAATACAGCTATCTGGTCTACCGCAGCATGAATACCGCGGCCGGCTACGAATCGTTCAGAACGCTGGACGCCCCCGATCTGCAGGCCGTGGTATGCCTGAACAACGCCATTCCGGATTGTTCGCCGCCGGGCACGTCGATCGTCTTCATCACCACGCTCTACCGGCCGGAAGCCTGGCACGACGTCAAACCGCAGGATTACGTCCGTATGAAAAACAAGATTGCCGCAGATTTGATCGCCGATTTCGAGTGCGCCACCGGCGCCTCGCTGCGGGAGCACATCGAGGAATTCGAAGTGGCGACCCCCCAGACCTTCGCCCGATACACGGGATCTTACGACGGCAATATTTACGGCTACGAACCGGAACCGTGGGACTCACTGCTGCCGCGCATGATGATGTTGTCGGACGACCAACATATCGGCGGTTTGCAGTTCAGCGGTGGTTCCGCTTTCCGCTGCCTGGGGTACAGCAGCAGTTTCTTGTCGGGCCAGGTGGGTGCGCTGCTGACGATACGCGAGATGAAAGCAAGGGGAGGGGCAGCATGA
- a CDS encoding VOC family protein: protein MKFTMSPNVAVRTDRFSDAVRFYSDVLGFENRSDDPALGDHDAHPLNLFVIEDEEISGPVMELFVEDLERARKELVAHGCEVLRWRGKSQDCYVRDPFGVIYNLWEIDQ, encoded by the coding sequence ATGAAATTCACGATGAGTCCGAACGTGGCCGTGAGAACGGATCGCTTTTCTGATGCGGTTAGATTCTATTCCGATGTGCTCGGGTTTGAAAATCGCTCCGACGATCCGGCACTCGGCGATCATGATGCCCATCCGCTTAATTTGTTCGTCATCGAAGATGAAGAAATCAGCGGACCGGTGATGGAGTTGTTCGTCGAAGACCTTGAACGAGCCCGGAAGGAACTTGTGGCGCATGGTTGTGAAGTCCTTCGCTGGCGCGGCAAGAGCCAGGATTGCTATGTAAGAGATCCGTTCGGGGTTATCTACAATCTGTGGGAAATCGACCAATAG
- a CDS encoding nitroreductase family deazaflavin-dependent oxidoreductase, translating to MAREFRYNFIRRVVNRIFIWLLRLGIAPGRYYLLTVAGRKSGRLHSVPVVLVEEGNDRWLVAPYGDVDWVKNARAAGTIRLSRGADRNDYQIRELLPESAAPILKTYVNENPITRDFFDARPDSPVSAFLADAKRKFVFDLIQVKADERTTT from the coding sequence ATGGCTCGTGAATTTCGATACAATTTCATCCGGCGCGTTGTCAACCGTATTTTTATCTGGCTGCTGCGGTTGGGAATTGCGCCCGGGAGATATTATTTGCTGACCGTCGCCGGTCGTAAATCCGGGCGGCTGCATTCGGTGCCTGTGGTGCTGGTAGAAGAAGGGAACGATCGTTGGCTTGTGGCGCCTTATGGGGACGTCGATTGGGTCAAGAACGCTCGGGCTGCGGGGACCATTCGGTTATCCAGGGGCGCCGACCGGAATGATTATCAGATTCGCGAATTGCTGCCGGAATCCGCAGCGCCGATTCTGAAGACGTACGTCAACGAAAATCCGATTACCAGAGATTTCTTCGACGCTCGTCCGGATTCACCTGTGTCGGCGTTCCTGGCGGATGCAAAGCGTAAATTTGTATTTGATCTGATTCAGGTGAAGGCAGACGAAAGGACGACAACGTAG